One Bacillus sp. (in: firmicutes) genomic window, AAATTAGGTTACACTGTACCTGTAAAGGGAATTATTCCAATGTGTGCCCCGATGTACATTAAAAGCGAAGAGGTGATGTACGAAGGGGTGCTAGCGTATGCTCGTGAATATAAAAAGTTTGAAGGAAAATCACCAGAGCAAATAGAACAAGAAATGGAAGAGTTTAAGAAAACACCGATGAAAACGCTAAAGGCATTACAGCAATTAATTGCCGACGTACGTCAAAATGTCGATATGATTTATGCACCAACGTTTGTCGTACAAGCCCGTCACGATAACATGATTAATACGGATAGTGCCAATATTATATATAACGAGGTCGAGTCGGACGTGAAGGAGCTGAAATGGTACGAAGAGTCCGGACACGTCATTACGCTCGACAAAGAAAAGGAACAACTACATGAAGATATTTATCAATTTTTAGAACGTCTTGATTGGAACGTGTAGGGGAAATAAAGGAGGAATTTTCCATGGAGAATAAATTAAAGCAGCACGTTGAAAAGCTTCTTCATTATATGAAGGACGAAGCGTATAAGCCGCTCACCGTTCAAGAACTAGAAGAAGCTTTTGGCATAGAAGATTCGGCTGCGTTTAAAGAATTTGTCAAGGCACTCGTATATATGGAAGAGAAGGGGTTAGTGGTTCGGACGAGAAGCAATCGGTACGGATTGCCGGAAAAAATGAATTTAATCCGTGGTAAACTGACAGGACATGCGAAAGGATTTGCTTTTGTCGTGCCGGACGATCCAAATTTAGATGATATATTTATTCCTCCGAATGAGACGAACGATGCCATGCACGGGGACCATGTGCTCGTTCGTGTTTCTAGCGAAAGCTCCGGGGCACGCCGCGAAGGTACGGTCGTCCGCATCCTAGAGCGTGGCATAAAAGAAGTCGTTGGTACGTATACCGAAAGTAAATACTTTGGGTTTGTCATTCCGGACGATAAAAAGCTCGCTAGTGATATTTTTATCCCGAAAAATGCGAATATGGGTGCGGTCGAAGGACATAAAGTGGTCGTAAAAATTACCACCTACCCAGAAGGTCGAAAAAGTGCAGAGGGAGAAGTTATTAAAATATTAGGACATAAAAACGATCCTGGGGTAGACATTTTATCGATTATTCATAAACATGGGTTACCGCAATCATTTCCGGACGATGTGATGAAACAAGCAAATGAGACGCCAGATACGATTTCTGAAGAGGAAATTGCCAATCGTCGGGATTTACGTAATGAAATGATTGTGACAATTGACGGAGCTGATGCAAAAGACTTAGACGATGCGGTAACGGTCAAAAGGTTAGAGAACGGAAACTATAAGCTCGGCGTTCATATTGCGGATGTAAGTTACTACGTCAAAGAAGGCTCGCCTATTGATAGGGAAGCGTTTGAACG contains:
- a CDS encoding carboxylesterase, yielding MKKVAPKPFTFESGPRAVLLLHGFTGSSADVRMLGRFLEKKGYTCHAPQYKGHGVPPEELVHTGPEDWWQDVMEGYEFLKSKGYDEIAVAGLSLGGVFSLKLGYTVPVKGIIPMCAPMYIKSEEVMYEGVLAYAREYKKFEGKSPEQIEQEMEEFKKTPMKTLKALQQLIADVRQNVDMIYAPTFVVQARHDNMINTDSANIIYNEVESDVKELKWYEESGHVITLDKEKEQLHEDIYQFLERLDWNV